The Panicum virgatum strain AP13 chromosome 5K, P.virgatum_v5, whole genome shotgun sequence genome has a window encoding:
- the LOC120708142 gene encoding exocyst complex component EXO70E2-like codes for MMAAELVKQYSNITLVEDSEICDIKHELKALRKKILSLDFDNSVHVHDPQDSFEYLEVLYKIRRLSERLRSLDPCGEAKQLDELTVYANDLSEMAMARLEEEFVYLLTHYKQPLEQEVLSFRSTEDGSVEDFSSSSFSEEQSEGKATPNDVTGGPEHFVPDLIQPGALSAVKSIAKFMFLNGYDKECCQAYINSRQNAIDEYFGSLRLDKLSIEELMNTSWNKLNTLIRRWNRAMRVFIRVYLVSEKRLSNHVFGELTDSTADLCFYEISFNSVMQLLSFYVSVAIGAPKTEKLFRLLDMYEVLNDLLPEAESLFESGYDDMILNEYHEALLQLGESARKTFAEFKYAIQSYSSSNAVPRGEVHPLTKYVMNYIRALTAYSKTLDSLLKDTDRRHLHLASDIQLMANACPSFTATALHLQSVAAILEANLEAGSRLYRDDRLQNIFMMNNIHYMVQKVKNSDLKSFLGDDWIRIHNRKFQQQATGYERASWNNVLSYLSDDGLCAAGDAASRKTIREKIKNFNLSFEEVYRVQTAWSVPDDQLRDDVRISISLKVIQAYRTFVGRYSSFLDGSRHRDRYIKYRPEDLETLLLDLFEGTQKSLQHSCRV; via the coding sequence ATGATGGCTGCAGAGTTAGTTAAGCAATACTCAAACATCACTCTGGTAGAAGACAGTGAGATATGTGATATTAAACATGAGCTTAAGGCATTGAGAAAGAAGATCCTTAGTTTGGATTTTGACAACTCCGTGCATGTCCACGATCCACAGGACTCATTTGAGTACTTGGAAGTGCTGTACAAAATCAGACGACTGTCTGAAAGGTTAAGGAGCTTAGACCCTTGTGGAGAAGCAAAACAGCTGGATGAACTCACTGTGTATGCTAATGACCTTTCTGAAATGGCAATGGCAAGGCTTGAAGAGGAATTTGTTTATCTTCTTACACATTACAAACAGCCATTAGAACAGGAAGTTCTCTCTTTTCGCTCTACAGAGGATGGCAGTGTGGAAGACTTCTCAAGCAGCTCATTCAGTGAGGAACAATCAGAAGGGAAGGCAACACCAAATGATGTCACTGGAGGACCGGAACATTTTGTTCCTGATTTGATTCAACCTGGTGCACTCTCTGCTGTCAAGTCCATTGCTAAATTTATGTTCCTGAATGGCTATGATAAGGAGTGTTGCCAGGCTTATATAAACTCACGGCAGAATGCAATAGATGAGTACTTTGGGTCTCTTCGTCTGGACAAGCTCAGTATAGAAGAGCTTATGAACACAAGTTGGAACAAACTGAATACATTAATAAGGAGATGGAACCGAGCAATGAGGGTTTTTATCCGTGTCTACCTTGTAAGCGAGAAGCGCCTTAGCAATCATGTCTTTGGTGAACTTACAGATTCAACTGCAGACTTGTGCTTCTATGAAATTTCATTTAACTCAGTCATGCAACTTCTGAGCTTTTATGTATCTGTAGCAATTGGTGCTCCTAAAACGGAAAAGCTTTTTCGTTTGCTTGATATGTATGAGGTCCTGAATGATCTTCTCCCTGAAGCTGAATCCCTGTTTGAATCAGGATACGATGATATGATCTTGAATGAATATCATGAAGCACTACTTCAACTGGGAGAATCTGCAAGAAAGACATTTGCAGAATTCAAGTATGCCATCCAATCATACAGTTCATCAAATGCAGTGCCTCGTGGAGAAGTGCATCCACTTACAAAGTATGTTATGAACTACATAAGGGCTCTCACAGCATACAGCAAAACTCTTGATTCACTTCTCAAGGACACAGATCGAAGACACCTGCATCTTGCTTCTGACATTCAGTTGATGGCAAACGCGTGTCCTAGTTTCACAGCAACAGCTTTGCATCTACAGTCTGTTGCTGCAATTTTGGAGGCAAATCTTGAAGCTGGGTCCAGATTGTACAGAGATGATCGGTTGCAGAACATTTTTATGATGAACAACATCCACTACATGGTccagaaagtgaagaactcggATCTCAAAAGTTTTCTTGGTGATGACTGGATCCGGATTCACAACAGGAAGTTTCAGCAGCAAGCGACAGGATACGAGAGGGCGTCATGGAACAATGTCCTCTCTTACCTGAGTGATGATGGCTTGTGTGCTGCTGGTGATGCTGCTTCTCGCAAAACCATCAGGGAGAAGATAAAAAATTTCAACCTGTCCTTTGAAGAGGTTTATCGAGTTCAGACAGCATGGTCTGTCCCAGACGACCAACTTCGTGATGATGTCCGGATTTCAATATCCCTGAAAGTTATACAGGCCTACAGGACATTCGTCGGAAGATATTCAAGCTTCCTTGATGGCTCAAGGCATCGAGATCGTTATATCAAGTATAGACCTGAGGATTTGGAGACTCTTTTGCTTGATCTTTTTGAAGGAACTCAAAAGTCACTGCAGCATTCTTGCCGAGTTTGA
- the LOC120708143 gene encoding uncharacterized protein LOC120708143, which yields MRKLCPNLDRDDSLDTVLEVPIPDEMLINAPGADKRRGAGGANMRAWLKNQAFDRATVDGAAPATAELQLFLNVVGSPLIPCPVPHDRAFSRSIRDSSIQASTAKYIIQQYIAATGGQAALQGVRSMYAVGKVRMCASEFHLGDQTVTAAQGRAEVGGFVLWQKTPEVWFFELIMGGHKMSAGSDGKVAWRQSAADQSHASRGPPRPLRRSLQGLDPRSIANLFSDAVCIGEKILNGEECFILKLEAGAMTLRARSAPAFDIIHHTVWGYFSQRTGLLIQLEDSHLLRMKSGKGARRSENIFWETSMESVISDYRYIDGINIAHGGHTTVTLFRYGEGSVNHKRKLEETWTVEEADFNVHGLTTDYFLPPADLKKDVDSQNK from the exons ATGAGGAAGCTGTGCCCGAACCTGGACCGCGACGACTCCCTGGACACCGTGCTGGAGGTGCCCATCCCCGATGAGATGCTCATCAACGCCCCCGGCGCCGAcaagcggcgcggcgccgggggcGCCAACATGCGCGCCTGGCTCAAGAACCAGGCCTTCGACCGCGCCACCGTCGACGGGGCCGCCCCCGCGACCGCCGAGCTCCAGCTCTTCCTCAACGTCGTCGGCTCGCCGCTCATCCCCTGCCCCGTCCCGCACGACCGCGCCTTCAGCCGCTCCATCCGCGACTCCTCCATC CAAGCGTCGACGGCCAAGTACATCATCCAGCAGTACATCGCGGCGACGGGCGGGCAGGCGGCACTGCAGGGGGTGCGGAGCATGTACGCCGTGGGGAAGGTGCGGATGTGCGCGTCCGAGTTCCACCTCGGCGACCAGACCGTCACCGCCGCCCAGGGCCGCGCCGAGGTCGGCGGCTTCGTGCTCTGGCAGAAGACCCCCGAGGTGTGGTTCTTCGAGCTCATCATGGGCGGCCACAAGATGAGCGCCGGCAGCGACGGCAAGGTCGCGTGGCGCCAGTCCGCCGCCGACCAGTCCCACGCCTCCCGCGGCCCGCCGCGCCCTCTCCGCCGCTCCCTCCAG GGCCTGGATCCGCGCTCCATCGCCAACCTCTTCTCCGACGCGGTGTGCATCGGCGAGAAGATCCTCAACGGCGAGGAGTGCTTCAtcctgaagctggaggccggcGCGATGACGCTGCGGGCTCGGAGCGCGCCAGCGTTTGACATCATCCACCACACGGTGTGGGGCTACTTCAGCCAGCGCACGGGGCTGCTCATCCAGCTCGAGGATTCCCACCTGCTCCGCAtgaagtccggcaagggcgccCGCCGCAGCGAGAACATCTTCTGGGAGACCAGCATGGAGTCCGTCATCTCCGACTACCGGTACATCGACGGCATCAACATCGCGCACGGCGGCCACACCACCGTCACCCTCTTCCGCTACGGCGAGGGCTCCGTCAACCACAAGCGGAAGCTGGAGGAGACGTGGACGGTCGAGGAGGCAGACTTCAACGTGCACGGCCTCACGACGGACTACTTCCTGCCGCCGGCCGACCTCAAGAAGGACGTCGACAGCCAGAATAAGTGA